In Rhodococcus qingshengii JCM 15477, the sequence ATTGCCGGGCCGAGGTAGCCGTATACGGCCAATTGCACTGTGCTGTAACTGACGAGGGCCAACATCGCACTGCCGACGCCGGCACCACGGCCGAGACCATGTCCGATGTAGAGATAGAACGCTCCGGTTCCCGGGATGTAACGCGACATCGCGGTGAACCCGACGGCGAAGAGCAGAAGTACACCGGTTGTCACGGCGAAGGTCATGGGGAAGCCCGCACCGTTGCCACCGGAAATACCCAGCGGCACAAGACCACTGATCACAGTCAGGGGAGCAGCTGCGGCAACGACCATGAGGACTATCGAGCCGGTACCCAGCGAGCCACGAAGAGTTCGGTCATCGCCGGATGCATCACGTGAAGCATTGACGGAAGTATGGGTCATACGGGCGATGTTAGAACCATTGAAGTCGATTCGGGACCCAATTCACAAAACTTTTACTTGCGAAAAACGGGACGAACCGTCCGTTCGTCGCGCTCCCGTCAGCCTTCTTCCTGCAGCGCCAAGCGTTTGAGCTCGTCTTTTGCGTGCAGAATGTGACGTTCCATTGCCTCCGCCGCGCGAGCGCTGTCGCCCCGCTTGATCGCCTCGAAGATTTCCTTGTGCTCCACCCTCGAAGCCTCGACCTGGTCTTCGAACACGAGATGATCGACGGGGACGAACATTTCGCCGCGAGCCTCGACCACAGCGGCCTCCAACCTGCTGTTTCCCGCCGCTCTGGCGATACCGCCGTGGAACCTGGCGTCACAAGCCCGGAACGATCCCCGACTCCCGGAAACCCCCAATTGCTCAATGGATTCGAGCAACTCGAGAAGATGACGATCGGTTCGCCGGACCGCCGCGAGGCTTGCCGTGCGCATTTCCAATCCGATACGGAGGTCGACGATCTCGTCGATGTCTGCTTCTCGCGCTTTCAACTGGCCAACCCAGTCTTCATAAGGCCTGGTCAACTCCGAAACGAACGATCCGCCCGTGGCTCCTCGCCGCACCTCGATGTATCCCATCGCCTGAAGGATTCGGACCGCTTCTCGCACACTGACTCGACCGACTTCGAGTTGCTGAGACAGTTCACGCTCGGATGGCAGGCGATCACCGGGGCTGAGCGCGCCGCTGTGAATGAGCAGTCGCAAGCGTCGAGCGATATCCTCCCCCAACGTCGGTGCACTGACCATGAATTCGATGGCCGGCAGCTTGTCGATCTGCACGTCTCGTACCCCCTACTCGGTGCCTGGACCGACACTTACGCTTCGTCTTGACCTACGAAATCGAACGCTCCCATTCGCAACTGTCCTTGAATAGATACAGCAGCGCGCGGCACTTCGAACCCGTTACCCCGACTTTACAAGCCAAACTCTAGCGAAAAGCCATTCAATGGTTCTATGCTCGCTCCTATGACCCAATTCACGATGACGGCGGAGGCACTCCCCGCCATGCCCCTGATCGGAGTCACCGGCCGCGTCGACCGCGGCGGGCCGTCACTACCCAACGTCGTCGGCGACGCGTTGATGGAAATGTTCTTCACCGATTTTCCCTCGAAAATCCGCGCTGCCGGTGGTCAACCGATCCTGCTGAGCATCCACAGTGATCCGCGCCGAATCGTCGAGCATCTCGATGCCCTCGTCCTCAGCGGTGGTTCCGACGTGGACCCCAGGCGATACGGCCGCACCCCCGGACCAAACTCCTCGATGATCGACCCCGCTCGGGACGAATTCGAGTTCGCCCTGGTCGATGCAGCCTGGGAAATCGGACTGCCGATCCTGGGAGTGTGCCGAGGACACCAGGTCGTCAACGTCGCCCGCGGGGGCACTCTGATTGCCGACCTTCCGACCGACGCCGGTGAGGCACACAGCTTCTTCGGTTATCCGCGTTCGTACCGACCGCAACAGGTCGCTCTGGAATCCGGTTCCGTCCCACACAGTCTGTTCGGCAACAGCATTCACGTGAACAGCCTTCACCACCAAGCCGTGGACACCCCGGGGAGCGGGCTTCGGATCGTCGGACGCGCGCTCGACGGCGTCGCCGAAGCCATCCAGGCCGCCGATCGCCCCGTGGTGGGCGTGCAGTGGCACCCCGAATTCTTCGTCGAAATCGACCCGCTCTTCTCGTGGCTCGTCGACGCTGCAACCTCCCGTCGGACCAATTCTTCTCACCAGATCGATCATCACAGAATGGAAGACAACAATGTCACGTACGCATGAGAACAAGGTTGCCCTGATCACCGGTGCAGGCTCCGGAATCGGCCGCGGCATCGCGCTGCGCCTCGCCTCCGACGGTGCCCGCGTCGCGGTCGTGGACCTTCACATCGAAAGTGCAAAGGAGACCGTCGCACTTATCGAATCGCAGTACGGCACACCCGCGCTCGCCCTTGAGGCCGATGTGCGCGACCGCGCCGCCGTGAGCGCCGCTTTCGAAGCCACCGTCGCCGAATGGGGACGCTTCGACTACCTCGTCAACAACGCCGGCCTGATCACGATGAGTTCTCTCGAGAACCTCACCGACGAAGAGTGGGACCTCGTCCTCGACGTCAATCTCAAAGGCATGTTCATCGTCACGCAGATCGCCACCCCGTACTTCCGCGACGGCAACAGCGGCGCTGTGGTGAACTTGTCGACGGTGGAAGCGGACGTGGTCGTGTCCTCCCAGGGCTTCGCACAGGTCCACTACAACGCGTCGAAGGGTGGAGTGAAGATGCTGACGAAGGCTCTGGCCGTCGAACTCTCGCGGTACAACGTACGAGTCAACGCGATCGCCCCCGGGCCGGTCCCCACCGCCTTCCTGCCTGGCATCGACGTCTCCTCCGGCGAAGTTCTCGACTTCATGAAGTCCAGACTCCTGGTGCCGCGCGTCGGCCGCCCCGAGGACATGGGTGCTGCAGTCTCCTTCCTGCTCTCCGACGACGCCTCCTACATCAGTGGAGTCCAGCTGCCCGTCGACGGCGGATGGCTTGCCCGATGAAAGGCCGGCTCACCACGGCCGAGCTCGCCGAGTCCGACATCGACACCGTCCTCATCGCCGGTATCGACCTCTACGGACGGTTGATCGGCAAACGAGTCCCGATGCGAATTTTCCTCGCGAACATCGACGAGGGCCTGCATGTGTGCACCTGTGTGTATGCCTGGGATGCCAGCCAACGCATGGACAAACTCGTTGTCGACTACGCCGGCGGACACACCGGCTGGCATGACTTCCGCCTGCAACCTGACCTGGGAACACTGCGACGCGCGTCGTGGCTCGAGTCCACTGCCATCGTCATCGCTGACTCGGTCGACGAACATACCGGCGAGATGGTCCCGATCGCACCGCGCACGATCCTGCGCAAACAGATCGACAAGCTCGAAGCTGACGGCCACACCGTCTACGCGGCAACGGAACTCGAGTTCCACCTCTACCGAGGTACCCCCGACGCATTGCGGCGCAGCGGCTATCGGGATCTCGAACCCACCACCCTGGTGCCCTCGGATTACACCATCACCGCCGGCAACGCGATGGAACCTTTCTTCCGCAAGGTACGAACCGCGTTGGAGGAGAGCGCGATTCCCGTGGAGGTCTCTCAGGTCGAATACGGCCTGGGCCAGTGGGAGATCAACCTCGAATACGGAACCGCCCTCGAGATGGCCGACCGCCATGTGCTATTCAAGCAGGTCGTCCACGACGTCGCTGCGGCAGAAGGGCTCACTGCTACCTTCATGGCACGTCCGAGCACCGACGGCATGGGCTCGTCGTGTCATATTCACGCGTCCATGCGGAGCGACGACACCTTCCCATTCCACGACGAAAGCGCAGAAAACACCGCGAGCGCCGAGCTGCTGCACGCCGTCGGCGGAGTTCTCGAGCACTGCCCGGAACTCATGCTGTTCTACACGCCGACCATCAACTCGATGCGCCGGACCAGAGCCAGCCACGATTTCTCGGGGAACGGCTTGACCTGGGGTTTCGACAACAGGACCACCACCTGCCGACTCATCACCGGGGCACCGTCCGCCAACCGTCTCGAAATGAGACTGCCAGGGGCGGACGCAAATCCGTATCTCGCACTGGCCGCAGTCTTGGCATCGATGAACGACGGTCTGACACGAAAGCTCGATCCCGGCGCACCGGTACGACGCGACGGGTACAGCGACACAGACACACTCGAGAAGGTGAAGCAACAACCGCTGCCCGGCACACTCGACGAGGCGGCGCGTGCGCTCGAGGCCAGTGAGTTCGCACTCGCGGCGTTCGGCGCCGAGGTCGTATCGCACTATGCGGCGGTCGCCAAGGACGAATGGGATTCCTTCATGTCCGCGGTCACCGACTGGGAACGCGAACGCTACCTCGACAACATCTGACCTACAAACGATTTCGCCACGAAGGACAGTCATGACCACTTCATGCTCACTCGTGCCCCAGAACAACACGATCGACGGAAACGTCGAAACACCGGCTATCGACCTCGGCGAATTTCTCACCGATCCCGACACCGGAGAGAAACTGCAAGCCCAACTCTCGTCCTCCACCGAACAGGTGGAGAGGGCGATCACCGCCGCGACAGAACTTCACCGATCGGGTGTCTGGACCCGTCGATCGGTCGCCGACCGGGTGCGCCTACTCGAGAGAACGGCTGAACTTGTCGAAGAACGGACTGCGGCGATCGCTCGTGAGGACTCCAAGAACAACGGCCTTCCGCTTTCGATCAGCACACTTTTCGCCGGCGGACATCCCGATCTGTTCCGCAGTGCTGCAACGCATCTGAAGAACTCCTCCGGGTTCGAGCAGTTGCCGTCAGGTGCACATTTACATCGGCTGGCGTGGGGCCCGACCGCTGTGATCGCACCGTGGAACGCACCGAGCTTCATCACCGCCAAGAAGACCGCATTCGCTTTGGCCGCAGGTGCTCCGGTAATCGCCAAGCCCTCCAACTGGGCACCGTCGGGTCCCAACGTGCTTGCCGAGGCGATCTCACGTGCCATCGCCGAAGTCGACGCGCCGAAAGCTCTGTTTCAACTCGTTCACGGAGGCGGGGACGTCGGGCATCTACTGGCCTCCGATCGACGAATCCGAGCACTGGCGTTCACCGGCGGCCGAGCGGCCGGTAGTTCCATCGCCGCTGCAGCTTCTACCGATTTCAAGGCTCTTCAACTCGAGCTCGGCAGCAACAACCCCGTGATCATCCGCGCCGACGCCGACATCGATCTGACTGCCGCCGCACTCGTCGACGGGTTCACCAAACTCAACGGGCAATGGTGTGAGAGTCCGGGAAGCGTCTTCGTGCCGCCGCACCTTCACGACCGGCTTGTCGACGCAATACTCGACCGCACGGCCGAAATCGCACTCGGCCGAACCGATGACGCCAACACCACGATGGGTCCGCAGGCGAACGAGCCTCAACTCCAACGGATGCGGGATACCGTCGAATTCCTCCGTGGCGTGGGCGGCACGGCCGTCTCGAGCACCCCCGTGCCTGACGATTCCGGATGGTTCTTCCCACCGACAGTGGTGCACGGAATCTCGTCGGAGCAGACCAAATCGGAGACCTTCGGGCCGATCCTGACGGTGCACCGAGCATCAACCGACGAGGAAGCTCTGCTCGAGGCCAACGCTCTCGATACCGGCCTGGCCGGATACGTGTTCGGCGCCGACGTCGACGCCGCTCGTGAACTTGCGACCCGAATCGATTGCGGTGAGAACAAGATCAACAGCACCAGCCTCCTGGACCTAGACGACCACTCGACCCAGAGTTTCTGGGGCGGAAGCGGTATCGGCGCACACGGCGACGCAGAGCTTCTCGACTTCTTCCGGGGATCGAGAATCATCGGGGTCGATGCGCCCGGACTTCCTCTCTAGGCGGAGGAGGTCGAGGAAATGGGTGAAGCGGCTCGGGTGGGCACCGATACGAGTCGGGTGGGCACCATGGTGGTCGAATGCCACGATACCGCGGCGGTTCTCGCACGTATTTCGTCGCTGGGGTGGAAGCTCGGCGTCGAGGTCGTCAGCCTGTCTACATGGGTATCCGTGACATCGCCGGGAGTCACCGGAATGTCGATCGCGTACCGTTGCCCGGCAACGATCTCCGACGCCATGTTGATCAAGCGTCTCAACAAGATCATCGGGATAGTTCGCATCAAGACGGACCACGGCCCGTTCGTTCCGGTGACACCACAGGTCGGCCTACACGTCACCGCGACTTTCCAACGCGTCGATCCAGTGGCGCTGGTGGCGTACCGGCACGGCGCAACTGTGTGCAGTCAAGCGAACAATGTTCTGTCGGTACAACTCACCACCACCCGATCGATCGCGGACACATTCGTATCTGATCTGGCACAGGTCGCAGAGCGTCCGCTGCGGGGTGAGATCTCGCTGCAGGAGATTCATCTTGCATGACGTCGAAGTGCCACCACGGCGATGTGCGGCTACGAACGTTGGCCAGTAGCCGCACATCATCGTGTGATCAGTGAGCAGGGAGGAGGGACGTCTCCTGCTGCACACCGTCTTCTGCGCCGATCTGGACGATGTTTCGAGGCAGGAACACGGCTGCGATCGCGCCGAGAACTGCTGCAGCAGCACCGATCAGGAACGCGATACGCATGCCCTCGTCGGTGTAGAACACAGCGCCCTCCATCGCCATCGCGATGTGCGAGTTCAAGACCGTGAAGGCGATGACGGGAAGCACTGCGGGGAAGATGCTCTGAAAGACCGCAACCATGCTCGCCGTGGTTGCCTGCAACTGCGGCGGCACTGCCTCGATGAGCAGGTTCGGGATGGAGGCGTAGCCCATACCCATACCGACACCGAAGATTCCGGCAAAGATGATGAGCAGAGGCTTGTTGTCGTGAATGGTGGCCGTCAACGTGAATCCGACTGCCATGAGTATCATTCCGATGATCATCAGCAGACGGGGCCGGATGTTGCGCCCCACGAGGAAGCCCACGATCAAACCACCGACCACCACCATGCCGCCAAGGGGCGCCTGGAAGATCGCGAATCCCTCTGCCGTCACGCCGAATCCGTATCCCAGGCCGAGAACTGCTGGGGTCATCACCATCATCGGCAGCAAGATCGTGAAGACTCCCGACGCGCCGTAGCAGAACCCGGCACCGACGGCGGTGAGCATCACCGAACGCTTGCCGAAGTAGCGCAGGTCGATCAAGGGCTCGCGGATGGCTCGGGCAGAGGCAACCCAAGCCACCAACAGTGCGACGCCGCCGATCAGGTAGGCCAGTGTCGAACCGTTCTTCCAGCCCCAGGTCGGTCCGAAGCTGACGCCGATCAGAATTCCGGCGATGCCCGACCCGAGCAGTACCGCACCGATCAGGTCCAGCGAAGAGCGAAGTCGGACAGTTGATTCCGCCGTCGAAGCGAAGATCATGCCGCCGAGGAGAACCAGCCCGACGACAAAGAACCAGAAGATGCTCCGGAACCCGTGGTTGTCGATCAACCAACCGGTGAGGAACGGCGCCGGGATCGCAATCAAACCCATACCGGAAGTCGCGATACTGACGGCCAAGGCAACAGTTTTCGGCGGAAAAACATCTCGAATGAGGGAGTAACTCAGGAACAGGCAGGGAACCAGCAGACCCGTCAGCGACCGGCCCAGAATCAGGATCGCGTAGCTCGGCGCTATCGCCGAAATGAAGGATCCGACCGCCGCGCCGGCGACAGCCAAGAGCAGGACTTTTCGTTTGCCGTACATGTCGGCGAGCTTGCCGAGCAGAGGAGACGCGACCGCCCCCAGCAGCAAGAACGACGTGAGCAGCCAAGCTCCCTGCGTCGTTTGATAGTGCACCGAGATCGCAGGGAGAGCAGTGGAGATCATCATGTAGCTCACTGCGAGCATCTCGAGAAGTAGAACAATCGACGCCAGGGAGAACACCAGTCGCGGAGTCCACCGCTCCGGTATCGATGTCGGTTCGGGCAAACTGGGAGACGAACCGTCGCTGTGGACATGAGACGCCATGGCTGGAAGATCCTTTCGGGAACACCTACGAATTCGATTGACCCTCTGTCGAATACCGTCGACGGGGGCCTAGCCGGGAAGTGCAATGGAACGACAGCTACCGATCTCGGTAACGTGTTACCTGCATCACAGCCCTCACATCGAACACGCGCTACCAAATGTTCCGTGGAGCGGGACATTCAGGACAACGACTGATTGGCGTCACAAACTCGAACCTGGCCTTGGATTATGAGCAACGGCAACGATTTTCGGTTCGAACTTGAACGTGGAGCCATTCCCATTTCGAAATACCGACCAACCCGTACTTGACGATCCCGCCTTTGAGGTTCCCCCTCGGTGTCAACGTCGGGAATCATCCCCCAGAAACGACTGTGCGCCGTTTCGGTAGCGGTAACTACCAAAACGGCGCACAGGGGCCGAAGGCCCTACAGAACTATGTTCACCATCTTTCCCGGCACAACGATCACCTTGCGGGGTGCGTTGCCCTCGAGCAGAGCGACGATCTTCTCGTCGGCCAGCGCAATCTCTTCGACAGCCTTGCGATCGGCATCTGCCGGGACGCTGATGCGGCTACGAACCTTGCCGTTGACCTGGATCGGGTACTCGACGGTATCCTCGACGAGCCACTTCTCCTCGACTGCCGGGAAGGGTCCGTGCGCAAGGGATTCCGTGTGACCCAGACGCGACCACAGCTCTTCCGCGAGGTGCGGCGCCAGGGGAGCGAGCATCAGCACCAGCGGCTCGACAGCAGCACGCGGCGCACCGCCCGGGAACGCCTTGGTGAGGTGGTTGTTGTACTCGATCAGCTTCGCGGCGGCCGTGTTGTCGCGCAGCGCCGTGTAATCCTCGATGACACCGGAAATCGCCTTGTTGAGCGCACGCAAAGTCTCTTCACCAGGAGCTTCGTCGGTGACACGGGGCTTGCCGGTCTCCTCGTCGATGACGACGCGCCACACTCGCTGCAGGAATCGCGCAGCACCGACGACGTCCTTGGTAGCCCACGGACGCGAGGTGTCCAGCGGACCCATCGACATCTCGTACACACGCAGAGTGTCTGCACCGAACTCGGCGCAGATCTCGTCCGGCGCAACGGCATTCTTCAGGCTCTTGCCCATCTTGCCGTACTCGCGGTTGACCTCGGCGCCTTCGTAGAAGAACTTGCCGTCACGCTCGACGACCTCTTCCGCCGGCACGTAGACGCCGCGGGCATCGGTGTACGCGAATGCCTGGATGTAGCCCTGGTTGTACAGGCGGCGGTACGGCTCGCTCGAGGACACGTAGCCCAGGTCGAACAGAACCTTGTGCCAGAAGCGCGAGTACAGCAGGTGCAGCACTGCGTGCTCGACGCCGCCGACGTACAGGTCGACTCCACCGGGATCGTTGGGGCCGTGCAGTTCCGGACGCGGGCCCGTCCAGTACGCCTCGTTCTGCGGGTCGCAGAAGGCGTCCTGGTTGGTGGGGTCGATGTAGCGCAGCTGGTACCACGAGCTACCTGCCCACTGCGGCATGACGTTGGTGTCGCGGTGGTAGGTCTGCAGACCGTCACCGAGATCGAGCTCGACGTTGACCCAATCGGTCGCCTTGTTCAGCGGGGGAGAGGGCTCGGAGTTGGCGTCGTCCGGATCGAAGGACACGGGTGCGTAGTCCTCGACCTCCGGAAGCACCACGGGCAGAGCCGAATCCGGCAGAGCGTGTGCGTTGCCGTCCGCGTCGTAGACGATCGGGAAGGGCTCGCCCCAGTAACGCTGACGCGCGAAAAGCCAGTCGCGCAGCTTGTACTGGATGGTGCCCTTGCCCTGGCCGCTCTCCTCGAGGCGACTGATGACGGTCGCCTTGGCCTCGGCAACGTCCAGCCCGTCGAGGTAGTCGGAGTTCACCAGCGGGCCGTCACCGGAGTACGCAGCCTCCGAAACATTGCCACCGGCAATAACTTCGAGAATATCCAGACCGAACGCGTTCGCGAACTCCCAGTCACGGTGATCGTGTCCCGGAACTGCCATGATCGCACCGGTGCCGTAACCCGTCAGAACGTAGTCGGCGATGAAGATCGGAACCTTGTGTCCATTGACCGGATTGACGGCGTAGGAACCAAGGAAGACGCCCGTCTTCTCCTTGTTTTCCTGGCGCTCCAGGTCGGTCTTGGCGGCAATCGACTTACGGTATGCAGCAACAGCTTCCGCCGGAGTCGTGGCACCGCCAGTCCAGCGCGCGTCGACACCTTCGGGCCACTCGTCCGCGACGAGCTTGTCCACCAAGTCGTGCTCAGGAGCCAGCGTCACGTAGGTGGCGCCGAACAGCGTGTCCGGACGGGTAGTGAACACATCGACGCCGTACTCGCCTGCAGCAAAGGTAACTTCGGCACCGTACGAGCGTCCGATCCAGTTGCGCTGCATGGCCTTGACCTTGTCCGGCCAATCCAGGTACTCGAGGTCGTCGACCAGGCGATCGGAGTACGCGGTGATGCGCATCATCCACTGCTGGAGATGCTTACGGAAGACTGGGAAGTTTCCGCGGTCACTACGACCGTCGGCGGTGACTTCCTCGTTGGCCAGGACGGTACCCAAACCGGGGCACCAGTTGACCATCGAATCCGACTGGTAGACAAGGCGGTACGAGTCCAGAACCTTGGCCTTCGCGGCCACGTCCAACGAAGCCCACTCGCGTCCGTCTTCCAGAGCGCGCTCACCGGAATCGAACTCGGCTTCCAACTCGGAGATACGACGCGCCTTGCCGGCTTCCTTGTCGTACCAGGCGCCGTGGATCTGCAGGAAGATCCACTGCGTCCAGTGGTAGAAGTCGACGTCCGTCGTCGCGAGGCTACGACGCTCGTCGTGCCCCAGACCCAGGCGTCGCAGCTGGCGCTTCATGTTGGCGATGTTGGACTCGGTGGTCGTCCGCGGGTGGGTACCCGTCTGCACGGCGTACTGCTCGGCCGGGAGACCGAACGCGTCGTAGCCGAGGGTGTGCAGGACATTGCGCCCCTGCATGCGATGGAAGCGCGCGAAGACGTCCGTAGCGATGTATCCGAGCGGGTGACCGACGTGCAGACCCGAACCCGAGGGGTACGGGAACATGTCCTGCACGAAGAGCTTGTCGGCGGGAACACCGTCGGGCGAGGAGAGCGGACCGACCGGATTGGGCGCGTTGAACGTGCCTTCCTCACTCCAGCGGTCCTGCCAGTGCTGCTCGATCTGGCCGGCGAGCTCCGCGGTGTAGCGGTGCTGCGGAGTTGCGTCGGCTGGTGAATCGGGGGACTGCGGAGACTCGGTCACTATGGTCGCTATCTACTTGGCTGACGGAAATACCGATAACCAGGGTAGAGCCTGCACGACCCGGGCATACCATCAACTCCACTCGCGCCTATCCTGTATGGGTGATCGTTGTCGCTGTGGTGCTATTCGTGCTCGCTGTCGCCGTAGGTGGAGTTGCCGTCGCCGGACTGATCGGCAAACTCCCGCGCAACCGCTGGGCCGGTGTCCGCACCGAGGATTCCCTGCGGAGCGAGGAGTCGTTCGCCCTCGCCAACAAGGTGGCCGGTCCGACCATGCTCGCGGCCGCTGGAATGTTGGTCATCGGCGGAGTCGCAGCACTGACCATCGGCGGAGTCTTCGGCATTGCCGTCGCGATCATCGCCGTCGTCGTCGCCGTCCTCACTGCCGGTTTCGGTGGAGGCATCGGCACCCGCGCAGCCGCCGCGCTCCCGCAGCAGAGCGGATGCGGTAACGACTGCAACTGCGGCGGGCACTCCGAGCCTGCCGCCGACGAGCCGGTGGCGGAGACCCCCGAGGCCAAGGCGAACGCTGCCGCTTGCGGCACCGCTTCCTGCGGTGCCTGCGCGCTCAAGGATGCTTGCCAGCCGG encodes:
- a CDS encoding aldehyde dehydrogenase family protein, whose product is MTTSCSLVPQNNTIDGNVETPAIDLGEFLTDPDTGEKLQAQLSSSTEQVERAITAATELHRSGVWTRRSVADRVRLLERTAELVEERTAAIAREDSKNNGLPLSISTLFAGGHPDLFRSAATHLKNSSGFEQLPSGAHLHRLAWGPTAVIAPWNAPSFITAKKTAFALAAGAPVIAKPSNWAPSGPNVLAEAISRAIAEVDAPKALFQLVHGGGDVGHLLASDRRIRALAFTGGRAAGSSIAAAASTDFKALQLELGSNNPVIIRADADIDLTAAALVDGFTKLNGQWCESPGSVFVPPHLHDRLVDAILDRTAEIALGRTDDANTTMGPQANEPQLQRMRDTVEFLRGVGGTAVSSTPVPDDSGWFFPPTVVHGISSEQTKSETFGPILTVHRASTDEEALLEANALDTGLAGYVFGADVDAARELATRIDCGENKINSTSLLDLDDHSTQSFWGGSGIGAHGDAELLDFFRGSRIIGVDAPGLPL
- a CDS encoding gamma-glutamyl-gamma-aminobutyrate hydrolase family protein, whose translation is MTQFTMTAEALPAMPLIGVTGRVDRGGPSLPNVVGDALMEMFFTDFPSKIRAAGGQPILLSIHSDPRRIVEHLDALVLSGGSDVDPRRYGRTPGPNSSMIDPARDEFEFALVDAAWEIGLPILGVCRGHQVVNVARGGTLIADLPTDAGEAHSFFGYPRSYRPQQVALESGSVPHSLFGNSIHVNSLHHQAVDTPGSGLRIVGRALDGVAEAIQAADRPVVGVQWHPEFFVEIDPLFSWLVDAATSRRTNSSHQIDHHRMEDNNVTYA
- a CDS encoding FadR/GntR family transcriptional regulator, coding for MQIDKLPAIEFMVSAPTLGEDIARRLRLLIHSGALSPGDRLPSERELSQQLEVGRVSVREAVRILQAMGYIEVRRGATGGSFVSELTRPYEDWVGQLKAREADIDEIVDLRIGLEMRTASLAAVRRTDRHLLELLESIEQLGVSGSRGSFRACDARFHGGIARAAGNSRLEAAVVEARGEMFVPVDHLVFEDQVEASRVEHKEIFEAIKRGDSARAAEAMERHILHAKDELKRLALQEEG
- a CDS encoding glutamine synthetase family protein → MKGRLTTAELAESDIDTVLIAGIDLYGRLIGKRVPMRIFLANIDEGLHVCTCVYAWDASQRMDKLVVDYAGGHTGWHDFRLQPDLGTLRRASWLESTAIVIADSVDEHTGEMVPIAPRTILRKQIDKLEADGHTVYAATELEFHLYRGTPDALRRSGYRDLEPTTLVPSDYTITAGNAMEPFFRKVRTALEESAIPVEVSQVEYGLGQWEINLEYGTALEMADRHVLFKQVVHDVAAAEGLTATFMARPSTDGMGSSCHIHASMRSDDTFPFHDESAENTASAELLHAVGGVLEHCPELMLFYTPTINSMRRTRASHDFSGNGLTWGFDNRTTTCRLITGAPSANRLEMRLPGADANPYLALAAVLASMNDGLTRKLDPGAPVRRDGYSDTDTLEKVKQQPLPGTLDEAARALEASEFALAAFGAEVVSHYAAVAKDEWDSFMSAVTDWERERYLDNI
- a CDS encoding SdpI family protein — encoded protein: MIVVAVVLFVLAVAVGGVAVAGLIGKLPRNRWAGVRTEDSLRSEESFALANKVAGPTMLAAAGMLVIGGVAALTIGGVFGIAVAIIAVVVAVLTAGFGGGIGTRAAAALPQQSGCGNDCNCGGHSEPAADEPVAETPEAKANAAACGTASCGACALKDACQPAH
- the leuS gene encoding leucine--tRNA ligase, coding for MTESPQSPDSPADATPQHRYTAELAGQIEQHWQDRWSEEGTFNAPNPVGPLSSPDGVPADKLFVQDMFPYPSGSGLHVGHPLGYIATDVFARFHRMQGRNVLHTLGYDAFGLPAEQYAVQTGTHPRTTTESNIANMKRQLRRLGLGHDERRSLATTDVDFYHWTQWIFLQIHGAWYDKEAGKARRISELEAEFDSGERALEDGREWASLDVAAKAKVLDSYRLVYQSDSMVNWCPGLGTVLANEEVTADGRSDRGNFPVFRKHLQQWMMRITAYSDRLVDDLEYLDWPDKVKAMQRNWIGRSYGAEVTFAAGEYGVDVFTTRPDTLFGATYVTLAPEHDLVDKLVADEWPEGVDARWTGGATTPAEAVAAYRKSIAAKTDLERQENKEKTGVFLGSYAVNPVNGHKVPIFIADYVLTGYGTGAIMAVPGHDHRDWEFANAFGLDILEVIAGGNVSEAAYSGDGPLVNSDYLDGLDVAEAKATVISRLEESGQGKGTIQYKLRDWLFARQRYWGEPFPIVYDADGNAHALPDSALPVVLPEVEDYAPVSFDPDDANSEPSPPLNKATDWVNVELDLGDGLQTYHRDTNVMPQWAGSSWYQLRYIDPTNQDAFCDPQNEAYWTGPRPELHGPNDPGGVDLYVGGVEHAVLHLLYSRFWHKVLFDLGYVSSSEPYRRLYNQGYIQAFAYTDARGVYVPAEEVVERDGKFFYEGAEVNREYGKMGKSLKNAVAPDEICAEFGADTLRVYEMSMGPLDTSRPWATKDVVGAARFLQRVWRVVIDEETGKPRVTDEAPGEETLRALNKAISGVIEDYTALRDNTAAAKLIEYNNHLTKAFPGGAPRAAVEPLVLMLAPLAPHLAEELWSRLGHTESLAHGPFPAVEEKWLVEDTVEYPIQVNGKVRSRISVPADADRKAVEEIALADEKIVALLEGNAPRKVIVVPGKMVNIVL
- a CDS encoding MFS transporter — protein: MASHVHSDGSSPSLPEPTSIPERWTPRLVFSLASIVLLLEMLAVSYMMISTALPAISVHYQTTQGAWLLTSFLLLGAVASPLLGKLADMYGKRKVLLLAVAGAAVGSFISAIAPSYAILILGRSLTGLLVPCLFLSYSLIRDVFPPKTVALAVSIATSGMGLIAIPAPFLTGWLIDNHGFRSIFWFFVVGLVLLGGMIFASTAESTVRLRSSLDLIGAVLLGSGIAGILIGVSFGPTWGWKNGSTLAYLIGGVALLVAWVASARAIREPLIDLRYFGKRSVMLTAVGAGFCYGASGVFTILLPMMVMTPAVLGLGYGFGVTAEGFAIFQAPLGGMVVVGGLIVGFLVGRNIRPRLLMIIGMILMAVGFTLTATIHDNKPLLIIFAGIFGVGMGMGYASIPNLLIEAVPPQLQATTASMVAVFQSIFPAVLPVIAFTVLNSHIAMAMEGAVFYTDEGMRIAFLIGAAAAVLGAIAAVFLPRNIVQIGAEDGVQQETSLLPAH
- a CDS encoding SDR family NAD(P)-dependent oxidoreductase; this encodes MSRTHENKVALITGAGSGIGRGIALRLASDGARVAVVDLHIESAKETVALIESQYGTPALALEADVRDRAAVSAAFEATVAEWGRFDYLVNNAGLITMSSLENLTDEEWDLVLDVNLKGMFIVTQIATPYFRDGNSGAVVNLSTVEADVVVSSQGFAQVHYNASKGGVKMLTKALAVELSRYNVRVNAIAPGPVPTAFLPGIDVSSGEVLDFMKSRLLVPRVGRPEDMGAAVSFLLSDDASYISGVQLPVDGGWLAR